Proteins encoded within one genomic window of Humulus lupulus chromosome 1, drHumLupu1.1, whole genome shotgun sequence:
- the LOC133793411 gene encoding acetylserotonin O-methyltransferase-like, which yields MAAETQRDHELTCSSNENEEERARVDIYKYIFGFVEMAVVKCAIELGIADTIESHGRPISLLELSSALSCAPPALHRIMRFLVNRKIFKEFRNDNVQDSQPCLYAQTALSQLLLRSSEKSMATFMLMESSPPMLAPWHGLSARVKTEVDSWAPSPFEVANGKDLWSYAAANPGHSRLINEGLACNARVTVAAILDGCPDVFNGIGTIVDVGGGNGTALRMLIRACPWIRGINFDLPHVVSVALQSDGVEHVGGDMFKSVPKADAAFIMSVLHDWEDDECIQILKKCREAIPEVKGKVIMVECVTENNVKEKHKGEELELELKDVGLFLDMVMLAHTNKGKERTSEEWAYVLGQAGLTRFNIRTINAMYSVIEAFPS from the exons ATGGCTGCAGAAACACAAAGAGATCATGAGCTCACATGCAGTTCAAATGAAAATGAAGAAGAGCGAGCAAGAGTAgatatctataaatatatatttgggtTCGTAGAAATGGCTGTGGTGAAATGTGCCATTGAGCTTGGAATAGCTGACACCATCGAAAGCCATGGACGCCCCATATCTCTCTTGGAGTTATCATCAGCCTTAAGCTGTGCTCCTCCAGCCCTTCATCGCATCATGAGGTTTTTAGTAAACCGCAAGATATTCAAAGAGTTCAGAAACGACAATGTTCAAGACTCTCAACCTTGTTTATACGCACAAACAGCCCTTTCTCAACTTCTCCTGAGGTCCAGCGAGAAAAGCATGGCAACCTTCATGTTGATGGAGAGCAGCCCTCCTATGCTGGCGCCATGGCATGGCCTAAGTGCTCGTGTTAAGACTGAGGTTGATTCTTGGGCGCCATCGCCATTTGAGGTGGCAAACGGCAAAGATCTGTGGAGCTACGCGGCAGCTAATCCTGGCCACAGCCGGCTCATTAACGAAGGATTGGCATGCAATGCCAGGGTGACGGTGGCAGCAATACTGGACGGTTGTCCAGACGTGTTCAATGGGATCGGTACTATTGTCGATGTCGGCGGTGGTAACGGGACCGCTTTGCGGATGTTGATCAGGGCTTGTCCATGGATTCGAGGCATCAACTTTGATCTTCCTCATGTTGTATCTGTTGCGTTACAGTCTGATGGTGTTGAGCATGTTGGTGGTGACATGTTTAAGTCTGTTCCTAAAGCTGATGCTGCTTTTATCATG TCGGTTCTTCATGACTGGGAGGATGATGAGTGTATCCAAATACTGAAGAAGTGTAGGGAAGCTATTCCGGAAGTCAAGGGGAAGGTGATAATGGTAGAATGTGTTACTGAAAATAATGTAAAGGAAAAGCATAAAGGTGAAGAGCTGGAGCTGGAGCTAAAAGATGTGGGTTTGTTCCTTGACATGGTGATGCTTGCTCATACTAACAAAGGCAAGGAGAGGACCTCGGAGGAGTGGGCCTACGTTCTGGGCCAGGCCGGTTTAACTCGATTCAATATCAGAACCATCAACGCTATGTACTCCGTCATTGAGGCTTTTCCATCTTAA